A genomic region of Capnocytophaga canimorsus contains the following coding sequences:
- a CDS encoding discoidin domain-containing protein, with product MKSRNIVLVSVLLSVLGFSSCSKEEEVITPSELSNINTESLEGQIKITWENVSPANFEYVKITYYDKLKKKKMQRLASKHTSEIIIPNTRKKYGTYVFTLQPFSSTKTGGKEYTIEGVSGPAPSTIASTIETKQELVASNLFSNEPEQSEGSLANLLDDNVATFFHSRWSGGGGNTPHTHYLQVNLETPIKDGIKFFYAGRNNGNNYPTKIVVSGSMDGTNWEEISAISEGLPNPSGAVGKYTSGILWFIGKQYKHFKFDVTKTEDGRKFFVMSEFKLWQVKPIIEDPEAPAIGD from the coding sequence ATGAAAAGTAGAAATATAGTATTAGTTTCTGTGTTATTATCAGTTTTAGGGTTCTCTTCTTGTAGTAAGGAGGAAGAAGTTATTACTCCCTCAGAGCTTAGTAACATTAACACAGAATCTTTAGAAGGACAGATAAAAATTACGTGGGAAAATGTATCGCCTGCTAATTTTGAATATGTTAAAATTACTTATTACGATAAGTTAAAGAAGAAAAAAATGCAACGGTTGGCAAGTAAACATACTTCTGAAATTATAATCCCAAATACTCGTAAAAAATACGGAACTTATGTTTTTACTTTGCAACCATTTAGTAGTACTAAAACAGGAGGTAAAGAGTATACTATAGAAGGGGTGTCAGGTCCGGCTCCCTCAACTATAGCCTCAACAATTGAAACCAAACAGGAACTTGTTGCTAGTAATTTGTTTTCCAATGAACCTGAACAAAGTGAAGGATCTCTTGCTAATTTGTTGGATGATAATGTAGCTACTTTTTTCCACTCTAGATGGAGTGGAGGAGGTGGGAATACTCCTCATACACACTATTTGCAAGTTAATTTGGAAACACCCATAAAAGATGGAATTAAGTTTTTTTATGCTGGTAGAAATAATGGTAACAATTATCCTACTAAGATTGTAGTTAGTGGTAGTATGGATGGCACAAATTGGGAAGAAATATCTGCAATTTCTGAGGGGTTACCTAATCCTTCTGGAGCTGTCGGAAAATATACTTCAGGTATACTTTGGTTCATTGGTAAACAGTATAAGCACTTTAAATTTGATGTTACTAAAACAGAAGATGGAAGAAAGTTTTTTGTTATGAGTGAATTCAAATTATGGCAAGTTAAACCAATAATAGAAGATCCGGAAGCTCCTGCAATAGGTGATTAG
- a CDS encoding RagB/SusD family nutrient uptake outer membrane protein: MKTIKKIALILSIALVFNACQFLDIVPDEIATEKDAFKNQRTTEGFLYSCYSYLPQPNHGTASLDFMTGDEVVTAFEHETFANFPKGNFTASSPSISYWNTLFQGIRQCYILKNNIDGVYDINPDTKNDYVAQADFLIAYYHFLLLRSYGPIILVKTEPNLNTPASDFLSRSPYDECVDWIAAKFDEVIPRLPKKREGEQYGLATSIAAKAIKARMLLYAASPLFNGNADFYANFTDKDGNPMMNNSFSLAKWERAKVACKEAIDDAEAYGYRLYVGTDAAYSDTPEPKDLTQRGLRFSTIDKANSEVIWAETRHEGAYALQNKSRPYWGGTWNGVAPTLTMLERFYTEKGLPIDVDPDFDYANRYGIVSFDATDNLVKGEGETLLFNMKREPRFYAWVAFHGGYYECRGNAVANTQNTNQNLPYLPKYKRGDGNAKLVTFFTRNDNCGKRDRSNDFSPTGFLNKKGVHPANTADGNINYPKNVPWPIVRLGELYLNYAEACVETGDIAEAKLYTNKVRVRAGIPTLDESWGSIGVSLDQAKLREVVRQERMIELYLENHNFWDIRRWKLAEKYFGTKVRGMNVNGADLPSFAKEVEVGVVRNFNSPAHYLMPIPIGEINKNAKLVQNPGY, translated from the coding sequence ATGAAGACAATAAAAAAAATAGCCTTAATACTTAGCATTGCTTTAGTATTTAACGCTTGTCAATTCTTAGATATTGTGCCTGATGAGATTGCAACTGAAAAGGATGCTTTTAAAAATCAGAGAACAACTGAAGGTTTTTTGTACTCGTGCTACTCATACCTTCCACAGCCAAATCATGGAACAGCTTCTTTGGATTTTATGACTGGTGATGAAGTAGTTACTGCGTTTGAGCATGAAACTTTTGCTAATTTCCCTAAAGGTAATTTTACAGCATCTAGCCCTTCCATATCTTATTGGAACACTTTGTTTCAAGGTATTCGTCAGTGCTATATTTTGAAAAATAATATTGATGGGGTTTATGACATAAATCCTGATACTAAGAACGACTATGTAGCTCAAGCAGATTTCTTAATAGCTTATTATCATTTCTTACTATTACGTTCTTACGGACCTATAATCTTGGTGAAAACAGAACCTAACTTGAATACTCCTGCAAGTGATTTTTTATCTCGTTCTCCGTATGATGAATGTGTTGATTGGATTGCAGCTAAGTTTGATGAAGTAATACCAAGACTACCTAAAAAAAGAGAAGGTGAGCAATATGGTTTAGCAACTTCAATAGCGGCTAAAGCTATTAAAGCTAGAATGTTACTTTATGCAGCCTCACCTCTTTTTAATGGAAATGCTGATTTTTATGCCAACTTCACAGATAAAGATGGTAATCCTATGATGAACAATAGCTTTAGTTTGGCCAAGTGGGAAAGAGCCAAAGTAGCTTGTAAGGAAGCTATTGATGATGCAGAAGCATATGGATATCGTTTATATGTAGGGACAGATGCAGCATATTCCGACACGCCTGAACCTAAAGATTTAACACAGAGGGGGTTGCGTTTTTCGACTATAGATAAAGCAAATTCAGAGGTTATTTGGGCAGAAACTAGACATGAAGGTGCATATGCTCTACAAAATAAATCTCGTCCTTATTGGGGAGGAACTTGGAATGGAGTGGCTCCAACATTAACTATGTTAGAGCGTTTTTATACAGAGAAAGGACTTCCTATTGATGTAGATCCTGACTTTGACTATGCTAATAGATATGGAATAGTTAGCTTCGATGCAACTGATAATTTAGTTAAAGGAGAAGGGGAAACTTTATTGTTCAATATGAAGAGAGAGCCTCGTTTTTATGCTTGGGTTGCTTTTCACGGAGGATACTATGAATGTAGAGGAAATGCAGTTGCAAATACCCAAAATACGAATCAAAATTTACCTTATTTACCAAAATATAAAAGAGGCGATGGAAATGCTAAATTAGTTACTTTTTTTACGCGTAATGATAATTGTGGTAAAAGAGATCGTAGCAATGACTTTTCTCCAACAGGTTTCTTAAATAAAAAAGGAGTGCATCCTGCTAATACTGCAGATGGAAATATAAATTATCCTAAAAATGTGCCTTGGCCAATAGTTCGCTTGGGTGAGTTGTATCTGAATTATGCTGAAGCTTGTGTAGAAACAGGTGATATAGCTGAGGCTAAACTTTATACGAATAAAGTGCGTGTTAGGGCAGGTATCCCTACTCTTGATGAATCTTGGGGAAGCATAGGCGTGTCTTTAGATCAAGCAAAGCTTAGAGAGGTTGTCCGTCAAGAACGTATGATAGAGTTGTATTTGGAGAATCATAATTTCTGGGATATACGTCGTTGGAAATTGGCAGAGAAATACTTCGGTACAAAAGTTAGAGGTATGAACGTAAATGGCGCAGATTTACCTTCTTTTGCTAAAGAGGTTGAGGTAGGGGTAGTTCGTAATTTTAATTCTCCTGCTCATTACTTAATGCCAATTCCTATTGGAGAAATTAATAAAAATGCTAAATTAGTTCAGAATCCAGGCTATTAA
- a CDS encoding SusC/RagA family TonB-linked outer membrane protein produces the protein MKDLLLRKYARWSNVSLLMVFVFVFSFQDLKADNIGNDKGRTIEDAQQQKTITGTVIDEQGQPLPGVSIIVKGKQGKGTSTDFDGKYAISVLPTDRLVFSYIGFAPQEVLVGNKSVVNVTMKEDTQQLDDVVVTAYGTGQKKVSVVGSVQTVKPKELKIPSTNLSTSFAGRMAGVIAVQRGGQPGADGADFWIRGISTFGGATNPLIILDGVQVSAGDLNAIDPEVIESFSVLKDATATALYGSRGANGVMIVTTKSGSDLDKPIINLRVEGNMSEPSRLPQFVDGVSYMKLYNEGVANLGSGVLPYSQEKIDGTAAGLNPYVFPNVDWYNEIFKQRAFNQKVHMNIRGGGKKLTYFLSGSLNRDTGMVKDISRDYFSFNNNINYMRYAFQNNIDLKLGEFSKIGLKINSQFIDKRDPRTGVKQTFEKIMNANPVDFPIRYEQETGSDITRWGGYLGGTDAAGTNPFSNLVAGYTDTFESTVIANIDFNQKLDFWVKGLQFTALGSFKNWSQSQTIRRAPLNTFGLASYKLEPDGTYSYVLNAAGEERPEVLETTAGTTGDRRIYLQGILDYTRKFGVHDVNALLIYNQEETSLNNIHHDQAFQRLLNSLPRRSQGISSRLSYAYDNRYLAEFNVGYNGSENFAKGRRFGIFPSIALGYNISEEKFFEPIKDVVSWLKLRGSWGLVGNDRTNAARFAYMSSINLRGRSFTSGVDQNYTKYGPTYTRYENLDLTWEVGEKINLGVDLQLFNQFNLTFEAFQEIRSKIFQERGTIPTYLGTADTKELGNLAKVKNWGFDASLDYARKIGQDWFLSAKGTFTFARNKILEYDEPVPSHPGLSRIGQRLNVYQGYVADRLFIDQAEVDNSVRQQISGNVAAGDIKYINMPDKDGKYDDLIDGNDKVYIGHPTVPEIVYGFGFNLKYKSIDVGAFFQGAANTSLMMSGFHPFGTQSRRNVLKFVAEDYWTPENQNIYAAYPRLTHDDHQNNTVASTYWLRDASFLKFKSFEVGYTPERFKNMRIYASGLNLLTFSNFKHWDPEQGSNPFNYPTQRVLNFGVQITIN, from the coding sequence ATGAAAGACCTATTATTAAGAAAGTATGCTCGTTGGAGCAATGTTTCGTTGCTAATGGTTTTTGTATTTGTTTTTTCTTTCCAAGATTTGAAAGCAGATAATATTGGAAACGATAAGGGGCGTACAATAGAGGATGCGCAACAACAAAAAACAATTACAGGTACTGTTATTGATGAACAAGGGCAACCTCTTCCTGGGGTAAGTATTATTGTTAAAGGTAAGCAGGGCAAAGGCACCTCTACCGACTTTGATGGAAAATACGCTATTTCGGTTTTACCAACGGATAGACTTGTTTTTTCCTATATCGGTTTTGCACCACAAGAGGTTTTGGTGGGTAACAAATCTGTTGTTAATGTAACAATGAAAGAAGATACCCAACAGTTAGATGATGTTGTTGTTACTGCTTATGGTACAGGGCAAAAGAAAGTGAGCGTTGTGGGATCTGTACAAACAGTTAAGCCTAAAGAGTTAAAAATACCTTCCACTAATTTATCCACTAGTTTTGCTGGACGTATGGCAGGGGTTATTGCTGTACAACGTGGAGGACAACCAGGTGCTGATGGTGCTGATTTTTGGATTCGCGGAATTTCTACCTTTGGTGGTGCTACTAATCCTCTTATTATTTTAGATGGAGTTCAAGTTTCTGCTGGTGATTTGAATGCTATTGATCCTGAGGTTATAGAAAGTTTTTCTGTTTTGAAAGATGCGACCGCTACTGCTTTATATGGTTCTCGTGGCGCTAATGGTGTTATGATTGTTACAACTAAGTCAGGGTCAGATTTGGATAAACCTATAATTAATCTTCGTGTAGAGGGTAATATGTCTGAACCATCTAGATTGCCTCAGTTTGTAGATGGTGTTAGTTATATGAAATTGTACAATGAAGGGGTTGCTAACTTAGGTTCTGGTGTTTTACCTTATAGTCAAGAAAAAATAGATGGTACTGCAGCAGGTTTAAATCCTTATGTTTTTCCTAATGTTGATTGGTATAACGAAATTTTTAAACAAAGAGCTTTTAATCAAAAGGTTCATATGAATATTCGTGGTGGTGGAAAAAAATTGACTTATTTCCTTAGTGGTTCTTTGAATCGTGATACGGGTATGGTAAAAGATATTAGTAGAGATTACTTTTCTTTTAATAATAATATCAACTATATGCGTTATGCGTTTCAAAACAACATTGATTTGAAATTGGGCGAATTCTCTAAAATAGGATTGAAGATAAATTCTCAATTCATTGATAAACGAGACCCGCGTACTGGAGTTAAACAAACGTTTGAGAAAATAATGAATGCAAATCCTGTTGATTTTCCTATAAGATATGAGCAAGAAACAGGAAGTGATATTACACGTTGGGGTGGTTATTTAGGAGGCACAGATGCTGCTGGAACTAATCCTTTTTCTAATTTAGTGGCAGGTTATACTGATACATTTGAAAGTACAGTTATTGCTAATATCGATTTTAATCAAAAATTAGATTTTTGGGTTAAAGGTTTGCAATTTACTGCCTTAGGTTCTTTTAAAAATTGGTCACAATCACAGACTATTCGTAGAGCTCCTCTCAATACATTCGGTTTAGCATCTTATAAATTAGAACCTGATGGTACTTATTCTTATGTGCTAAATGCTGCTGGAGAAGAACGCCCAGAAGTGTTGGAAACTACAGCAGGAACTACAGGTGATCGTAGAATTTATTTACAAGGAATATTAGATTATACTAGAAAATTTGGTGTTCACGATGTGAATGCACTTTTGATTTACAATCAAGAAGAAACATCTCTAAATAATATTCATCATGATCAAGCGTTTCAACGTTTATTGAATTCTCTTCCTAGAAGAAGTCAAGGGATATCTTCTCGACTTTCTTATGCGTATGATAATCGTTATTTAGCCGAGTTTAATGTTGGGTATAATGGTTCTGAAAATTTTGCTAAAGGAAGAAGATTTGGTATATTCCCTTCTATAGCTTTGGGGTATAACATTAGTGAAGAAAAATTCTTTGAACCTATAAAAGATGTCGTATCTTGGTTAAAATTAAGAGGTTCTTGGGGATTAGTAGGAAATGACAGAACTAATGCTGCACGTTTTGCTTACATGTCTAGTATTAATTTGAGAGGTAGATCATTTACCTCAGGGGTAGACCAAAATTATACCAAATATGGTCCTACTTATACAAGATATGAAAATTTAGATTTAACTTGGGAGGTAGGAGAAAAAATAAATCTTGGTGTTGATTTACAATTGTTTAATCAATTTAACTTAACATTCGAAGCTTTTCAAGAGATTCGAAGTAAAATTTTCCAAGAACGAGGAACGATTCCTACATATTTAGGAACCGCTGATACTAAGGAGCTTGGTAACCTTGCTAAAGTAAAAAATTGGGGATTCGATGCTAGTTTAGACTATGCAAGAAAAATTGGTCAGGATTGGTTTCTGTCTGCTAAAGGTACCTTTACCTTTGCAAGAAACAAGATACTAGAATATGATGAACCAGTACCATCTCATCCAGGTTTATCTAGAATAGGACAAAGATTAAATGTTTACCAAGGGTATGTTGCAGATAGATTATTTATTGATCAAGCAGAGGTAGATAATTCTGTGAGACAGCAGATAAGTGGTAATGTAGCAGCTGGTGATATCAAATATATAAACATGCCTGATAAAGACGGAAAATATGATGACTTGATAGACGGTAATGATAAAGTATATATAGGACACCCAACCGTACCTGAGATTGTTTATGGTTTTGGATTTAATTTAAAATATAAGTCTATTGACGTTGGGGCTTTCTTTCAAGGAGCTGCTAATACATCTTTAATGATGTCGGGTTTCCATCCTTTTGGAACTCAGTCAAGACGTAACGTACTTAAGTTTGTTGCTGAAGATTATTGGACACCTGAAAATCAGAATATCTATGCAGCTTATCCACGATTAACTCACGATGATCATCAAAATAATACTGTTGCGTCCACTTATTGGTTACGTGATGCCTCTTTCTTGAAGTTTAAAAGTTTTGAGGTAGGATATACTCCTGAAAGATTTAAAAATATGAGAATATACGCAAGCGGACTTAATTTACTTACGTTCTCTAACTTTAAACATTGGGATCCTGAGCAAGGAAGTAATCCGTTTAACTACCCAACTCAAAGAGTGTTAAATTTTGGGGTACAAATTACTATCAACTAG
- a CDS encoding glycoside hydrolase family 2 TIM barrel-domain containing protein encodes MKRVVSGIALLVFGVLSGQTPFLDSYYENPAVQEINRLPMRATYFPYESTERAFENQPEKSERFLSLNGIWKFLWKEDFKQLPTDFFKESYNDTSWDDFKVPATWEFNGYGTPIYVNEKFEFAVKNPQPPNIPDSINQPVGAYRKVIEIPEKWQDKEVFIHLGAVKSAFKLYVNGQFVGFGKDSKLPSEFDLTPFIKQGKNVIALEVRRWSDASFLEAQDMWRLSGIMRDCYLYARPKLHFFDYESLSELTNDYKDGVMQLRVQAFNNTDDNQEDSSIEATLFDQQGQKIWQETQKIPKLKKAFGKAENQFVAEISNIKPWTAETPNLYDLQLILKDKKGQIQEVIRRKTGFRSVEIKGNVFLINGMPVKLKGVNRHDASSKTGQVVSKEEMLKDVKLMKELNINAVRTSHYPNDPYFYELCDQYGLYVMDEANVENHGMHYAFDRTLANHPDWEKAHLMRVIRMVQRDKNHPSIFSWSMGNESGNGWNFYQAYKAVKGIDPSRPVHYELASGDWNIDMESRMYRSIDFLVNYAENNPKKPFVLCEYAHAMGNSVGNFQEYWDVYEKYPSLMGGFIWDWMDQGVEKMVNGKRIFGYGGDWGDENTPSDNNFLNNGVVGPYHTLHPHAYEVRKVHQFIGFSYQKNILTVQNKYFFQDLSNFEIQWELLKDGKLVQNGVFKHLDVKPQQRKEYKLKVKTDNTAEYILRATAFTKAQEGVLEAGTALAFGEFFLTPYRAKNDVSELVNVAVNENDKEIRVQNQYFTAIISKEKGILTDYTANGKVIFKQGPYANFWRPATDNDFGAGLQHKLAKLKDADKQAIVERIEVAHTHSSQVKVTIVKKMIDQSLMFVQNLIFDGKGSLQVENEFTPLKMDDKMLTFKIGNHLVLPADFKEIEWYGRGPWESYADRKTAALVGLYKGAIEEEYHPYLRPQESGNKTDVRYAKITRADGSGFRIQSTKKLLNVNVLPYEPDQLFPGMKKGQTHSGSLEFSENIHLDVDLQQLGVGGNNSWGELPIEKYRLYLYNPYSYTYRIIPFNKE; translated from the coding sequence ATGAAAAGAGTCGTTTCAGGAATTGCCTTATTGGTTTTTGGGGTTTTATCGGGGCAAACACCTTTTTTGGATTCGTATTACGAAAATCCTGCTGTTCAGGAAATCAATCGTTTACCGATGCGAGCTACTTACTTTCCGTATGAATCAACAGAAAGAGCTTTTGAAAATCAACCTGAAAAATCCGAACGTTTTTTAAGCTTGAATGGAATTTGGAAATTTTTATGGAAGGAAGACTTCAAACAATTACCAACTGATTTTTTTAAAGAGAGTTACAACGATACCTCGTGGGACGATTTTAAAGTGCCTGCCACTTGGGAGTTTAACGGCTACGGAACGCCCATTTACGTGAATGAAAAATTTGAATTTGCTGTAAAGAATCCGCAACCACCCAACATTCCTGATAGCATAAATCAACCCGTTGGAGCGTATCGTAAGGTGATTGAAATCCCAGAAAAATGGCAAGACAAAGAGGTGTTTATCCATTTGGGAGCGGTAAAATCAGCCTTTAAATTGTATGTTAATGGTCAGTTCGTAGGTTTTGGTAAGGATAGTAAATTGCCTTCCGAATTTGACTTAACGCCTTTTATTAAGCAAGGGAAAAATGTAATTGCTTTGGAGGTTCGTCGTTGGAGTGATGCTTCTTTTTTGGAAGCTCAAGATATGTGGCGACTTTCGGGAATTATGCGCGATTGTTACTTGTATGCTCGTCCTAAACTTCATTTTTTTGATTATGAGTCACTTTCAGAGCTTACTAATGATTATAAAGATGGGGTGATGCAACTACGGGTTCAAGCATTTAATAATACTGATGATAATCAAGAAGATAGTAGTATTGAGGCTACACTTTTTGATCAGCAAGGGCAGAAAATATGGCAAGAAACCCAAAAAATACCGAAACTTAAAAAAGCTTTCGGAAAGGCTGAAAATCAATTTGTTGCTGAAATTTCGAATATCAAACCTTGGACAGCAGAAACCCCTAATCTGTATGACCTTCAACTCATTTTGAAAGATAAAAAAGGACAAATTCAAGAGGTAATCCGGCGAAAAACCGGTTTCCGTTCGGTTGAAATCAAAGGTAATGTGTTTTTAATCAATGGAATGCCTGTGAAACTTAAAGGGGTTAATCGGCACGATGCCAGTTCCAAAACGGGGCAAGTGGTCAGCAAGGAAGAAATGCTTAAAGATGTTAAGTTGATGAAAGAGCTTAATATCAATGCAGTACGTACTTCTCATTACCCTAACGATCCGTATTTTTATGAATTATGTGACCAATATGGGCTTTACGTAATGGATGAGGCTAATGTGGAAAATCACGGTATGCATTATGCTTTTGATCGTACTTTAGCCAATCATCCAGATTGGGAAAAGGCTCATCTTATGCGTGTTATCCGAATGGTGCAACGCGATAAGAATCACCCTTCGATATTCTCGTGGAGTATGGGAAATGAATCGGGCAATGGTTGGAATTTTTACCAAGCCTATAAAGCGGTTAAGGGGATTGACCCATCAAGACCAGTTCATTACGAATTGGCTTCAGGAGATTGGAATATTGATATGGAGTCGCGAATGTATCGAAGCATTGATTTTTTGGTCAATTATGCCGAAAATAATCCTAAAAAACCTTTTGTATTGTGCGAATATGCACACGCTATGGGCAATAGCGTAGGTAACTTTCAAGAATATTGGGATGTTTATGAGAAATATCCTTCGCTTATGGGAGGTTTTATTTGGGATTGGATGGATCAAGGCGTTGAGAAAATGGTCAATGGTAAACGTATTTTTGGTTATGGAGGCGATTGGGGAGATGAAAACACTCCAAGTGATAATAACTTCTTGAATAATGGAGTTGTAGGTCCATATCATACGCTACATCCACACGCTTATGAGGTGCGTAAAGTACATCAATTTATCGGGTTTTCGTATCAGAAAAATATTCTTACTGTTCAAAATAAATATTTCTTCCAAGATTTGAGCAACTTTGAGATACAGTGGGAATTGCTTAAAGATGGAAAACTTGTTCAAAATGGAGTCTTCAAGCATTTAGATGTTAAACCTCAACAACGGAAAGAATATAAGTTAAAGGTAAAAACGGACAATACTGCGGAATATATTCTGCGGGCAACGGCTTTCACTAAAGCACAAGAAGGAGTGCTAGAAGCAGGTACAGCACTAGCTTTTGGTGAGTTTTTCCTTACTCCATACCGAGCTAAAAATGACGTTTCAGAATTGGTAAATGTGGCTGTTAATGAAAATGATAAAGAAATTCGTGTTCAAAATCAATATTTTACAGCAATCATCTCAAAAGAAAAAGGAATACTTACGGATTACACTGCAAACGGGAAGGTGATTTTTAAGCAAGGACCTTATGCTAATTTTTGGCGCCCAGCAACTGATAATGATTTTGGTGCAGGGCTACAACATAAATTGGCAAAACTTAAAGATGCTGATAAACAAGCTATAGTAGAACGAATAGAGGTAGCGCATACTCATTCATCTCAAGTTAAGGTTACGATTGTTAAAAAAATGATTGATCAAAGCCTTATGTTTGTTCAAAATCTTATTTTTGATGGCAAAGGAAGCCTTCAGGTAGAGAATGAGTTTACTCCCTTAAAAATGGATGATAAAATGCTGACTTTCAAAATAGGAAATCATCTAGTATTGCCTGCGGACTTTAAAGAAATAGAATGGTATGGTAGAGGACCGTGGGAGAGCTATGCTGATAGAAAAACTGCCGCTTTGGTTGGGCTTTATAAAGGAGCCATAGAAGAGGAATATCATCCGTATCTTCGTCCGCAAGAGTCTGGTAATAAAACAGATGTGCGCTATGCCAAAATAACCAGAGCTGATGGTAGTGGCTTTCGTATTCAATCAACAAAGAAGCTGCTCAATGTGAATGTTTTGCCTTATGAACCCGATCAGTTGTTCCCTGGAATGAAAAAAGGACAAACTCACTCGGGTAGTCTTGAATTTTCAGAAAATATACATTTAGATGTTGACTTACAGCAATTAGGCGTAGGTGGGAATAACAGTTGGGGAGAATTGCCTATTGAAAAATATCGCTTGTACCTCTACAACCCCTATTCATACACTTATCGTATAATTCCTTTTAATAAAGAATAG
- a CDS encoding sulfatase family protein: MKKRFCYFILLTCLGVFSGVWAQDKRPNMVIIISDDHAFQAISAYGRKPYNHTPNIDRIADEGILFNKAYVTNSICGPARAAILTGKYSSKNGYKDNENSRYDSSQNQFVNELQRAGYQTAWIGKYHLGKNPKGFDYSEILPGQGHYFNPDFILPDGKIVRKEGYVSDIVEDTAEKWLDERDPSKPFCLIIGHKATHRTWMPDIQDLNTFEKTHFSLPETFYDDYKTRKAAQVQDMSIEKTLIMGYDLKMYPNSADQDREGNFSRMNQQQRDAYNTHYGPILADLQTQNLSGNALTEWKYQRYMKDYHATAISLDRNIGRTLDYLDKHNLSENTIVIYLSDQGFYMGEHGWFDKRFMYEESFRTPMVMRFPKNIKPKQKTDALIMNIDIAPTLLEYAGVSVPKDMHGNSFKALVDGKKYKKQKTIYYHYYENGEHSVSPHFGVRDERYKLIRFYKRVEGWEFFDLKKDPKELNNLYFSKKHQKIIRKMKKQMLEKIKQYEDNDALQIFNKG, encoded by the coding sequence ATGAAGAAAAGATTTTGTTATTTTATTTTACTGACTTGTTTGGGTGTGTTTTCAGGGGTATGGGCACAAGATAAACGCCCTAATATGGTAATTATCATTTCGGACGATCACGCCTTTCAAGCCATTAGTGCCTATGGCAGAAAGCCTTATAATCACACCCCGAACATTGATAGAATTGCCGATGAAGGGATACTTTTTAATAAGGCTTATGTAACCAATTCCATTTGTGGACCAGCAAGGGCGGCTATTCTGACAGGAAAATATAGTAGTAAAAACGGATACAAAGATAATGAAAACTCACGTTACGATTCTTCTCAAAATCAGTTTGTAAATGAGCTACAACGTGCAGGTTATCAAACCGCTTGGATTGGGAAATATCATTTGGGCAAAAATCCGAAAGGGTTTGATTATTCGGAAATATTACCTGGGCAAGGGCATTATTTTAATCCTGATTTTATCCTTCCTGACGGAAAAATAGTGCGTAAGGAAGGTTATGTTTCGGATATTGTTGAGGATACCGCCGAAAAATGGTTAGATGAGCGTGATCCTTCCAAACCTTTTTGTTTGATTATTGGGCATAAGGCAACGCATCGTACTTGGATGCCTGATATTCAGGATTTGAACACTTTTGAAAAGACACATTTTTCACTTCCTGAAACTTTCTATGACGATTATAAAACACGCAAAGCAGCTCAAGTTCAAGATATGTCAATAGAAAAAACGTTGATTATGGGATATGATTTAAAAATGTACCCCAATAGCGCAGACCAAGACCGAGAAGGTAATTTCAGCCGTATGAATCAACAACAACGCGATGCTTATAATACTCATTACGGACCAATTTTAGCCGATTTACAAACTCAAAATTTATCGGGTAATGCGCTGACCGAATGGAAATATCAGCGCTATATGAAGGATTATCACGCTACGGCAATTTCTTTGGATAGAAATATCGGTAGAACACTTGATTATTTAGATAAACACAATCTTTCTGAAAACACTATAGTGATTTATCTCTCTGATCAAGGTTTTTATATGGGAGAACACGGTTGGTTCGATAAGCGTTTTATGTATGAAGAATCGTTCCGAACCCCAATGGTAATGCGTTTTCCGAAAAATATTAAGCCCAAACAAAAAACCGATGCATTGATTATGAATATAGATATTGCTCCCACCCTTTTGGAGTATGCAGGAGTATCTGTTCCGAAGGATATGCACGGCAATTCATTCAAAGCACTGGTAGATGGCAAAAAGTATAAAAAACAAAAAACGATTTATTATCATTATTATGAAAATGGGGAGCATTCTGTTTCACCGCATTTTGGGGTGCGTGATGAGAGATATAAACTTATCCGTTTTTACAAACGTGTAGAGGGTTGGGAATTCTTCGATTTGAAAAAAGACCCCAAAGAGTTGAATAACTTATATTTCAGTAAAAAACATCAGAAAATTATCCGAAAGATGAAAAAGCAAATGCTTGAAAAAATCAAACAGTATGAGGATAATGATGCTTTACAAATTTTTAATAAAGGATAA